The genomic region AACCCTCCTTATTTGATTTTTCAAAACCTGTTAAAAAATCAGAAGGGCCAAACCAGTCACAGACAGCATTTACTCTGCTTGAATATTCTTTCCAGCCACCATTTCCTTCAAATTCTTTTATATCACCTGTTGTTCCAAGTAAAGCAACAAGATGTCCACCAGCAGATGGACCCCAGACACCAATTTTGTCCTGGTCAATATTATACTTTTCTGAATTTCCTCTTAAAAACCTTATAGCACATTTACAATCTTCAATCTGGGCAGGAAATTTTGCTTCCTGACTCAATCTATAATTTATAGTTACACAAAAATAACCTTTTTCTGCAAATTGAATTAATCTGTAAATACCACCCTGTTTATCTCCACCTCTCCAGGCACCTCCATGAACAAAAACAATAACAGGCATTTTTCCTTCATTTTTTTCAGGTTTTACTATATCCAGAAGTAATTTTTTTCCGTCAACTTCTCCATAAACAACATCTTTAATAATCTCAACATTTTCTGGGATTTTTATATTCTGGGCAGGTA from bacterium harbors:
- a CDS encoding alpha/beta hydrolase produces the protein MKLKIFLFVFLFFISIFLPAQNIKIPENVEIIKDVVYGEVDGKKLLLDIVKPEKNEGKMPVIVFVHGGAWRGGDKQGGIYRLIQFAEKGYFCVTINYRLSQEAKFPAQIEDCKCAIRFLRGNSEKYNIDQDKIGVWGPSAGGHLVALLGTTGDIKEFEGNGGWKEYSSRVNAVCDWFGPSDFLTGFEKSNKEGSPYKVISELIGGEIELLKEKAKKASPVYYVNKDCPPFLIMHGDKDNVVPYVQSVILYNKLKENNVPVTLVKIKDGGHGTGFKKKAMDFVESFFDFYLKGEKEKWQSLRGNNDFIEIPAE